One genomic window of Erinaceus europaeus chromosome 7, mEriEur2.1, whole genome shotgun sequence includes the following:
- the LOC107522967 gene encoding cytochrome c oxidase subunit 8A, mitochondrial-like, with amino-acid sequence MSVFTQLLLRGLAWRVSMPRAQVHSKPLREQLGIMDKAIGLTSCFLCFLLPGGWMLSHLENYKRRE; translated from the coding sequence ATGTCTGTGTTCACACAGCTGCTGCTCAGGGGCCTGGCCTGGAGGGTGTCCATGCCGCGTGCACAGGTGCATTCCAAGCCTCTGCGGGAGCAGCTGGGGATCATGGACAAAGCCATAGGGCTCACCTCCTGCTTCCTGTGTTTCCTCTTGCCTGGGGGCTGGATGCTGTCCCACCTGGAGAACTACAAGCGTCGGGAGTGA